Within the Pseudomonas chlororaphis subsp. aurantiaca genome, the region GCTCTGGTTGGTCTGGGTGTGAACTTCGGCGGCAACGCTGGCAAGGTTGCTCCTGCTCCTGCTCCAGTTCCAGAGCCAACTCCAGAACCAGAAGCTCCGGTTGCTGAAGTTGTTCGTGTTGAGCTGGACGTGAAGTTCGACTTCGACAAGTCGGTCGTTAAGCCTAACAGCTACGCTGACATCAAGAACCTCGCTGACTTCATGAAGCAGTACCCACAAACCACCACCGTTGTTGAAGGTCACACTGACTCCGTCGGTCCTGACGCTTACAACCAGAAACTGTCTGAGCGTCGTGCAAACGCCGTTAAGCAAGTTCTGACCAGCCAGTACGGTGTTGAGTCGAGCCGCGTTCAATCCGTTGGTTACGGTGAGTCCCGCCCAGTTGCTGACAACGCAACTGAAGCTGGCCGCGCTGTAAACCGTCGCGTAGAAGCGCAGGTTGAAGCACAAGCTCAACAAGCTCAGTAATCTGTAGCTTGCAGCTTTGAAAAACCCGGCCTAGGCCGGGTTTTTCTTTGTCCGCGATTTGCTGAAAGAGTCTGGCGTCAGGCCGAAATTGCTGCCACCAGGGCCGCCTCGGAAAGGGCCGGCAGTTGTGCGCCGCAAGCAGCCACCTCGCCAACCACCAGGATGGCCGGGCTTTTCAGCTGGAAGGCATGGGCATCGTCCTGCATGGCGTGCAGATCGCTCCGGCACAGGCGCTGCTCGAGCAGGGAAGCGTTTTCGATCATGGCCACCGGGGTGTGTGGTGTCAGGCCGCCAGCGATCAGCTGTTCACGTATCTCACCCAGTTTGGCCACCCCCATATAGATCACCAGCGTCGTACCGCTTTGCGCCAGGGCCTGCCAGTTCAGGCTGCTGTCGTCCTGGGTATGGGCCGTCAGCAGGGTGACGCCACGGGCAACACCGCGCAGGGTCAGCGGGATCCCGCACTGGGTAGCCCCCGCCAGGCCGGCCGTGATGCCGTTCACCAGTTCCACCTCGACGCCACGTTCCTGCAGCCACTGCGCTTCCTCACCGCCACGGCCGAAGATGCATGGGTCGCCGCCCTTGAGGCGTACCACGCACTTGCCATGCCGGGCGTAGCGCAACATCAGCCGATGAATGAACGCCTGGGGCGTCGAGCGGCAGCCGCCACGTTTACCCACGGCAATGACCCGTGCCCGAGGGCAGTGCTCCAGCACCGCCGGATTCACCAGATCGTCGATCAGCACCACATCGGCGTCGCCCAGGGCCCGCACGGCCTTGAGGGTCAGCAGTTCAGGATCGCCGGGGCCCGCACCCACCAGCCAGACTTTTGCGCTCATGTTTGTTTCCTCACAGGGGGATTGCGACCGGCTGTGCCGAGCTGGCCAGCAGACGTTTTATTTCGGGGACACAGGAGCCGCATTGAGTGCCGCAGCCCAACTCCTGTTTCAGGCCATCGAGGTCCAGCCCGCGGGAGATCCCGGCACAGACCGCGTTCTGGCTGACGTTCTTGCAGTTGCACAAGGTCTTGCCGCTCGCGGCGATCAGCCCGGTCGCCCCCGGTGGCGCACTCATCGGCGCCAGCAGCCAGCGACGCAGTTGCTCATCGGCCTTGCCTTCCAGCCACAGGTTCTGCAGCCAGTGCTGGGCCAGGGTTTCACCGGCCAGGCGAATGGCGGTGATGCGCCCCTGTTCGATGCGTACCCGCTTGCCGATGGAGCGCCGCGGATCGTCATAGGCCAGTACCGGGCCTTCGTTGAGCCCCAGCAACTGGTCGATGTCCTTGAGCAACTGCGGTGCCGGCGCCTCGGCATTGGCTACCCGCAGCAGCAGGGCCGGACGTTCGCGACCGGCCAGGCTCAGGCTGACGTAGGCGAAGCTTTCGCAGAGCGGGCGCAAGGCTTCGAAGTGCCGCTGCACGTCACCTTCGATCAGGGCGAACAGCTGCCACGGCAGTTGGACCGGCTCCAGGCGTACACCGCTATGCTTGAGTTCCGGCTGTTTGGACAGTAGGTCGAACGCCGGCTGGGTCACGGCATTGACGCCGCCCTTGAGGAACCGGTCGCCCCAATGCATCGGCAGAAAAGCCTGGCCCGGGCGCACGCTGTCGTCGTCCGCCACGGCGACTATCACGCTGCCACGACGGCTTTTCAGTGACACCAGGTCTCCCGCTTGCAGGTTCTGCCGGCGCAGTTCGTCCGGGTGCAGGCTGAGGACCGCTTCGCTGACATGCCCGAACAGCTGGGCCGCGGTGCCGGTACGGCTCATGCCGTGCCATTGATCGCGCAGGCGGCCGGTGATCAGGGTCAGGGGGAAGCGCGCATCCCGCTGTTCCTTGGCCGCGCGATACGGGTCGCTGATGAAGTGTGCCCGCCCGCTGGCGGTCGGGAAGCGGCCATCAACGTACAGCCGCGCTGTCCCTTGTTCGGCGCCGGCGGGGAAGGGCCATTGCTGTGGTCCCAGTTGGTCGATCAGCGCGTGACTGATGCCGGAAAGGTCCAGGTCGCGGCCGCGGGTCAGCAGTTTGTACTCATCGAACACTTGGGCAGGCGTGTCCAGGGCGAACAGGCTGGGTTGTTGCGGGCGTAGGCGCTGTTCCAGGCGCCGGGCGAAATCCAGGGTGATGGCCCAGTCCGGGCGCGCTTCGCCCGGCGCGGCCACGGCGCGGCGCACATGGGAGATGCGCCGTTCCGAGTTGGTCACGCTACCTTCCTTCTCGCCCCAACTGGCGGCGGGCAGCAGCAGGTCGGCAAAGGCCGCGGTCTCGGTGGTGCGAAAGGCTTCCTGCAGGACCACGAACGGGCAGGCCAGCAAGGCCTCCCGCACCGCGTTCTGGTCGGGCAGCGATTGCGCCGGGTTGGTGCAGGCGATCCACAGTGCCTTGATCTTGCCGCCGCGCAGCTGTTCGAACAGCTCGATCGCGGTCAGGCCGGGGTTGGCCGGCAATTGCTCGACGCCCCAATAGGCCGCGACTTCGGCCCGATGCTCCGGGTTGGCGGCGTCCCGGTGCCCTGGCAGCAGGTTCGACAGGCTGCCGGTTTCCCGGCCACCCATGGCATTCGGCTGGCCGGTGAGGGAAAAGGGGCCGGCCCCAGGACGACCGATCTGCCCGGTGGCCAGGTGCAGGTTGATCAACGCGCTGTTTTTCGCGCTGCCGGCACTGGACTGGTTCAGCCCCATGCACCACAGTGATAGGAAGCTCGGCGAGGTGCCGACCCATTCGGCGCACTGGCGCAGTTGCTCGACGCTGATGCCGCACAGCTGCGCGACCATATGCGGGGTGTAGTCGTGGACCAGGTTCTTCAGCTCGGCCAGGCCTTCAGTATGCGCCTGGATGAAGTCGCGATCGATCCAGTCCTGCCACAGCAGCAGATGCAGGATGCCGTGGAACAGCGCGACATCGGTGCCGGGCAGGATCGCCAGGTGCAGGTCGGCCAGGTCGCACGTGTCGGTGCGCCGCGGGTCGATGACGATTACTTTCATCTGCGGCCGCAGACGTTTGGCTTGCTCCAGGCGGCGGAACAGCACCGGATGGGCGTAGGCCATGTTGCTGCCGACGATCATCACGCAGTCGCTCAGTTCGAGGTCTTCGTAGCTGCAGGGCGGGGCGTCGGCGCCCAGGCTGCGTTTGTAGCCGACCACCGCCGAGGACATGCACAGCCGCGAATTGCTGTCGATGTTGTTGGTGCCCACCAGGGCCCGGGCCAGCTTGTTGAAGGCGTAGTAGTCCTCGGTGAGCAATTGCCCGGAGATGTAGAAAGCCACGCTGTCCGGGCCGTGTTCGGCGATGGTTTCGGCAAATACGTTGGCCGCGTGCTCCAGCGCGGTATCCCAGTCGGTGCGGCTGCGCGCCAGGGCCTTGCCCAGGCGCAACTCCGGGTACAGGGCGCGGGCCGCGAGGTCGCCGGTCAGGTGCAGGGTGGAACCCTTGCTGCACAATTTCCCGTGGTTGGCCGGGTGGCTCGGGTCGCCACTGACGTCGAGGATGCGTTCGCCGTCGTGCTCGATCAGCACGCCACAGCCAACGCCGCAGTAACAGCAGGTCGAGGCGGTCGTCTGGCGGTTCATCAACCGGCATCTCGCAGGGCCAGCAGCACCCGGCCGTTTTCCACCCGCGCCAGGTGGTGATGGGCGCAGCCGATATCCGGTGCCTGCGCCTGGCCGGACTCCAGGCCGATCTGCCAGTTGTGCAGCGGGCAGGCGACCTTCTTGCCGTAGATCAGCCCCTGGGACAGCGGCCCGCCCTTGTGCGGGCAACGGTCGTCGAGGGCGAAGACTTCGTCGTCGCTGGTGCGGAAGATCGCGATGTCGCCCTTGGGGCCATTGACGATGCGCGAGCCCAGGGCGTTGATCTCGTCCAGGGCGCAGATATCCAGCCAGTTCATAGCGGCACCTCCAGTTGCTTGACGCGGATCGGCTCGAACTCTTTTTTCAGCAGCGGCTGTTCCAGGCGCTCCTTCCATGGGTCCTGTTCGAACGACAGGGCGAATTGCAGGCGCTCGTTGAGGGCCTTGCGCCGTTGCGGATCTTCGATGATGGCTTGCTTGATGTGCGCCATGCCGACCCGTTGCAGGTAGTGCACGGTGCGCTCCAGGTAGAAGGCTTCCTCGCGGTACAGCTGCAGGAAGGCGCCGTTGTATTCGCGCACTTCGTCGGCGGTTTTCAGCTTGACGAAGAACTCCGCGACCTCGGTCTTGATCCCGCCGTTGCCGCCGATGTACATCTCCCAGCCCGAGTCGACGCCGATGATGCCGACGTCCTTGATCCCGGCCTCGGCGCAGTTGCGCGGGCAGCCGGAGACCGCCAGCTTGACCTTGTGCGGCGACCACATGTTGAACAGGTCATGCTCCAGTTCGATGCCCAGCTGGGTGGAGTTCTGCGTGCCGAAGCGGCAGAACTCGCTGCCGACGCAGGTTTTAACGGTGCGGATGGACTTGCCGTAGGCATGGCCGGAGGGCATGTCCAGGTCCTTCCAGACCCCGGGCAAATCCTGCTTCTTGATACCCAAAAGGTCGATGCGCTGGCCGCCGGTGACCTTGACCATCGGCACCTGGTACTTGTCCGCCACGTCGGCGATGCGCCGCAGTTCGGAGGGGGTGGTGACGCCGCCCCACATCCGCGGCACCACCGAATAGGTGCCGTCTTTCTGGATATTGGCGTGGGCCCGCTCGTTGATCAGCCGCGATTGCGGATCATCCTTGGCCTCGCCCGGCCAGGTGGAAATCAGGTAGTAGTTCAGCGCCGGGCGGCAGGTGGCGCAGCCGTTGGGCGTGCGCCAGTTCAGGTAGCTCATGGTGCCGGCGATGGTCAGCAGGTGCTGTTCGCGGATCGCCTGGCGGAGCTGCCCGTGGTTGAGGTCGCTGCAACCGCAGATGGCTTTCTCGCTTTTCGGCTTGACGTCGGCGGCGCCACCGACGGTGTTGATCAGGATCTGTTCCACCAGGCCGGCGCAGGAGCCGCAGGAGCTGGCGGCCTTGGTGTGCTTCTTGACCTCATCGACGCTGAACAGGCCATGCTCCTGGATCGCCTTGACGATGGTGCCTTTGCACACGCCGTTGCAGCCGCAGACTTCGGCGCTGTCGGCCATGCTCATGGCCTTGTCCTGGCCCTGGTGGCCGACGTCGCCCAGGGCCTGCTCCATGCAACTTGAGCCGCCGAACATCAGGTGGTCGCGGATCTCGCCGATGGCGTGGTTCTCGCGGATCTGCCGGAAATACCAGCCGCCATCGGCGGTGTCGCCGTACAGGCAGGCGCCGACCAGGACGTCGTCCTTGATCACCAGCTTCTTGTATACGCCGCCGATGGGGTCGGAGAGGGTGATGGTCTCGGTGCCTTCGCCGCCCATGAAGTCGCCGGCGGAGAACAGGTCGATGCCGGTGACTTTCAATTTGGTCGAGGTCACCGAACCCTGGTAGCGGGCGAAGCCCAGTTGCGCCAGGTGGTTGGCGCAGACCTTGGCCTGCTCGAACAATGGCGCCACCAGGCCGTAGGCGATGCCGCGGTGGCTGGCGCATTCGCCGATGGCGTAGATGCGCGGGTCGTAGGTCTGCAGGGTGTCGTTGACCAGGATCCCGCGGCTGCACGGCAGGCCGGCTTTTTCCGCCAGCTCGGTATTGGGCCGGATACCAGCGGCCATCACCACCAGGTCGGCGGGGATGATGTCGCCGCTCTTGAACTGCACCGAACCGACACGGCCGTTGCCTGAGTCATGCAGGGCCTGGGTCTGTTCGCTCAGGCGGAATTTCAGGCCGCGGCTTTCCAGGGCGGTTTGCAGCAGTTGGCCGCTGGTCTTGTCCAGCTGGCGCTCCAGCAGCCATTCGCCGATATGCACCACGGTCACGTCCATGCCGCGCAGCATCAGGCCGTTGGCGGCTTCCAGGCCGAGCAGGCCGCCGCCGATGACCACCGCGTGCTTGTGGGTCTTGGCGGTGTCGATCATCGCCTGGGTGTCGGCGATGTCGCGGTAGCCGATCACGCCCTGCAGGTCGTTGCCGGGAATCGGCAGGATGAACGGGGTCGAGCCGGTGGCGATCAGCAGGCGATCGTATTCGGCTTCGCTGCCGTCTTCGGCGATCACCCGGCGCTTGACCCGGTCGATCTCCACCACCTTGCGGTTGAGCAGCAGCTTGATGTTGTTGTCCAGGTACCAGCTCAGGTCGTTGAGCACGATCTCTTCGAAGGTCTGTTCGCCGGCCAGTACCGGGGAGAGCAGGATGCGGTTGTAGTTGGTGTGGGGTTCCGCGCCGAAGACCGTGATGTCGTACAGCTCATTGCTCAGCTTGAGCAGCTCTTCCAGGGTGCGTACCCCGGCCATGCCGTTGCCGATCATCACCAGCTTGAGTTTCTTCATTTCGCTCTCCGCGTAGACAGGCCGTCGGGCACGCCGGGCCTGGCTCGATAAACGTTGCGCAAACAAAAAAGGCGTCCCGCCAGTTGCCTGGCAGGACGCCTTTGTCCGGTCCCGTTCTCTCGGGAAAAACCCATCCTTCGTCGTTGAAGGCCGGGTCGTATGTGCTGTTGGGAGAGTTGATGCAGTGGTTGTGCCAAGTTCCGCCGATCGCGGTTTTAGCGGGGCTGAAAGCCTGTCTCAGGCTCGGGAGGAGGGATTTTCTGCACCGATTCAAAGCGTCTTGCCCGTTTCTGGAGCAACCTGTAGCCGCTGCCGAGCCCCGTAAACCTGGCAGCTCGGTGTGCCTGACCTGCACGGTCGTCTGGCTTGGCGCCCGCTACGCGGTCGAGCGCAGCCTCGCTGCCGTTCGACAGCGGCTACAGGGTTATAGGCGCTATCAGTGATGCAGGAACAGGTACAGCAACAGCAGGTTGAGCAGCAGCGAGACCAGCGCCAGGGTGCGCCAGACCTTCAAGGGCTCGCGTTCCAGCAGCGGCCTGGGGCGCACGCTGAGGCTGCGGCGTTCGCCCTGTTCCAGCACCAGCAACCACTCTTCGGCGGTTTCATAGCGTTGGGCCGGATCGGCCTGTACCGCGCGTTCCAGGCTCTGTTCAAGCCAGTCCGGCAGGTCCGGGCGATAGCGGCTGGCGCTGACCGGGGTGGTGAAGCGCGGGCGCTGGAAGGCTTCTATTTCGCCGTAGGGAAAATGCCCGGTCAGCAAGTGGTAGAGGGTCACGCCCACGGCGTACAGGTCCTGCCGCGGTGTTGGCGCCACGCCGGTGAAAGCCTCCGGGGCGATATAGCTCGGAGTGCCGGGCAGCAGATGCGCCTGGTCCTCGGACAGGCCGGGGCAATAGGCCAGGCCGAAGTCCAGCAGGCGCAGCTCGCCGTCATCGCCGAGCAACAGGTTGTCCGGCTTGATGTCGCGGTGCAGGATCTGCCGGCGGTGCAGCAGGCCCACGGCCCGCAGCAGACGCTCGGCCAGGTCCTGCCACTGCGCCAGCGGCAAGGGGCCCTGTCGTTGCAGATAATCGGCCAGGGTCTGCCCCGGGTATTCGCGCATCACGTAATACAGATGCTGGCGGACGGTCGCGGCATGCACTTCGGGAAAGTGCCGTCCGGCCACCCGCCGCAGGAACCATTCCTCTGACAGCAGCGATTGCCCGGCCTGGTGATCGTCGTGCAGATGACCGGGCAGGGTTTTCAGCAGCCAGGGTTGTTGTTGCGCATCGAGCACGCGGTACAGCAGGGATTGCTGGCTCTGTCCGAGCACTTCGGCGACCTGCCAGCCTTCGAAGTGCTGGCCCGGCTTGAGGGCTGGCGGCAGTGGCCATTGCTGCAGGTGAATCAGGGCATCGCCAATGGAGCTTTCGCCCAGGGCCTCGACCCGCACCAGCAGGGCGCTGGCGTTGTCCTGGCTGCCGGCCAGGTGCGCGGCGCTGACCAGGGTCTGCACCGCGCTGTCGAGATCGGGCTGGTCGCGCAGGATCGCGGCGATGGCGGTGTCGCCCAGGGTGGCCCAGACCCCGTCGCTGAGCATCAGGAAACTTTCGTTTTCCCGCAGCTCGCCATCGAGGAAGTCCACCACTAGGTGCTGGTCCAGGCCCAGGGCACGCTTGAGCACGTGCTGCATGCCAGGCTGATCCCAAACGTGGTCGTCGCTGATGCGTTGCAACTGATCGGCGTGCCAGCGATAGACCCGGCAATCGCCGACATGGGCCAGGGTAAAGCGCCGGCCGCGCAGCACCAGGGCGCTGACGGTGGTCAGCAGCGGCTGACCGCCACCGTTGGCCTGCAGCCAGCGGTTCTGCGCCAGCAGCAGGCGCTCCAGGGCCTGGGCCACGGCCCAGGTTTCCGGGGTGGCGTAGTAGTCCAGCGCCAGCGCCTGCAAGGTCGAGCGCGCGGCCAGGCCGCCGTCGGCGCATTGGCTGACGCCGTCGGCGATGGCGAACAACAGGCCCTTGCTGGCGGCCAGGGTCGGCGCCGGAG harbors:
- the cobA gene encoding uroporphyrinogen-III C-methyltransferase, with translation MSAKVWLVGAGPGDPELLTLKAVRALGDADVVLIDDLVNPAVLEHCPRARVIAVGKRGGCRSTPQAFIHRLMLRYARHGKCVVRLKGGDPCIFGRGGEEAQWLQERGVEVELVNGITAGLAGATQCGIPLTLRGVARGVTLLTAHTQDDSSLNWQALAQSGTTLVIYMGVAKLGEIREQLIAGGLTPHTPVAMIENASLLEQRLCRSDLHAMQDDAHAFQLKSPAILVVGEVAACGAQLPALSEAALVAAISA
- a CDS encoding nitrate reductase; amino-acid sequence: MNRQTTASTCCYCGVGCGVLIEHDGERILDVSGDPSHPANHGKLCSKGSTLHLTGDLAARALYPELRLGKALARSRTDWDTALEHAANVFAETIAEHGPDSVAFYISGQLLTEDYYAFNKLARALVGTNNIDSNSRLCMSSAVVGYKRSLGADAPPCSYEDLELSDCVMIVGSNMAYAHPVLFRRLEQAKRLRPQMKVIVIDPRRTDTCDLADLHLAILPGTDVALFHGILHLLLWQDWIDRDFIQAHTEGLAELKNLVHDYTPHMVAQLCGISVEQLRQCAEWVGTSPSFLSLWCMGLNQSSAGSAKNSALINLHLATGQIGRPGAGPFSLTGQPNAMGGRETGSLSNLLPGHRDAANPEHRAEVAAYWGVEQLPANPGLTAIELFEQLRGGKIKALWIACTNPAQSLPDQNAVREALLACPFVVLQEAFRTTETAAFADLLLPAASWGEKEGSVTNSERRISHVRRAVAAPGEARPDWAITLDFARRLEQRLRPQQPSLFALDTPAQVFDEYKLLTRGRDLDLSGISHALIDQLGPQQWPFPAGAEQGTARLYVDGRFPTASGRAHFISDPYRAAKEQRDARFPLTLITGRLRDQWHGMSRTGTAAQLFGHVSEAVLSLHPDELRRQNLQAGDLVSLKSRRGSVIVAVADDDSVRPGQAFLPMHWGDRFLKGGVNAVTQPAFDLLSKQPELKHSGVRLEPVQLPWQLFALIEGDVQRHFEALRPLCESFAYVSLSLAGRERPALLLRVANAEAPAPQLLKDIDQLLGLNEGPVLAYDDPRRSIGKRVRIEQGRITAIRLAGETLAQHWLQNLWLEGKADEQLRRWLLAPMSAPPGATGLIAASGKTLCNCKNVSQNAVCAGISRGLDLDGLKQELGCGTQCGSCVPEIKRLLASSAQPVAIPL
- the nirD gene encoding nitrite reductase small subunit NirD gives rise to the protein MNWLDICALDEINALGSRIVNGPKGDIAIFRTSDDEVFALDDRCPHKGGPLSQGLIYGKKVACPLHNWQIGLESGQAQAPDIGCAHHHLARVENGRVLLALRDAG
- the nirB gene encoding nitrite reductase large subunit NirB; amino-acid sequence: MKKLKLVMIGNGMAGVRTLEELLKLSNELYDITVFGAEPHTNYNRILLSPVLAGEQTFEEIVLNDLSWYLDNNIKLLLNRKVVEIDRVKRRVIAEDGSEAEYDRLLIATGSTPFILPIPGNDLQGVIGYRDIADTQAMIDTAKTHKHAVVIGGGLLGLEAANGLMLRGMDVTVVHIGEWLLERQLDKTSGQLLQTALESRGLKFRLSEQTQALHDSGNGRVGSVQFKSGDIIPADLVVMAAGIRPNTELAEKAGLPCSRGILVNDTLQTYDPRIYAIGECASHRGIAYGLVAPLFEQAKVCANHLAQLGFARYQGSVTSTKLKVTGIDLFSAGDFMGGEGTETITLSDPIGGVYKKLVIKDDVLVGACLYGDTADGGWYFRQIRENHAIGEIRDHLMFGGSSCMEQALGDVGHQGQDKAMSMADSAEVCGCNGVCKGTIVKAIQEHGLFSVDEVKKHTKAASSCGSCAGLVEQILINTVGGAADVKPKSEKAICGCSDLNHGQLRQAIREQHLLTIAGTMSYLNWRTPNGCATCRPALNYYLISTWPGEAKDDPQSRLINERAHANIQKDGTYSVVPRMWGGVTTPSELRRIADVADKYQVPMVKVTGGQRIDLLGIKKQDLPGVWKDLDMPSGHAYGKSIRTVKTCVGSEFCRFGTQNSTQLGIELEHDLFNMWSPHKVKLAVSGCPRNCAEAGIKDVGIIGVDSGWEMYIGGNGGIKTEVAEFFVKLKTADEVREYNGAFLQLYREEAFYLERTVHYLQRVGMAHIKQAIIEDPQRRKALNERLQFALSFEQDPWKERLEQPLLKKEFEPIRVKQLEVPL
- a CDS encoding bifunctional protein-serine/threonine kinase/phosphatase — its product is MSLRLSHAQASAIGPRAENQDALRLVTPAPTLAASKGLLFAIADGVSQCADGGLAARSTLQALALDYYATPETWAVAQALERLLLAQNRWLQANGGGQPLLTTVSALVLRGRRFTLAHVGDCRVYRWHADQLQRISDDHVWDQPGMQHVLKRALGLDQHLVVDFLDGELRENESFLMLSDGVWATLGDTAIAAILRDQPDLDSAVQTLVSAAHLAGSQDNASALLVRVEALGESSIGDALIHLQQWPLPPALKPGQHFEGWQVAEVLGQSQQSLLYRVLDAQQQPWLLKTLPGHLHDDHQAGQSLLSEEWFLRRVAGRHFPEVHAATVRQHLYYVMREYPGQTLADYLQRQGPLPLAQWQDLAERLLRAVGLLHRRQILHRDIKPDNLLLGDDGELRLLDFGLAYCPGLSEDQAHLLPGTPSYIAPEAFTGVAPTPRQDLYAVGVTLYHLLTGHFPYGEIEAFQRPRFTTPVSASRYRPDLPDWLEQSLERAVQADPAQRYETAEEWLLVLEQGERRSLSVRPRPLLEREPLKVWRTLALVSLLLNLLLLYLFLHH